A single Pseudomonas brassicacearum DNA region contains:
- a CDS encoding class I SAM-dependent methyltransferase, whose protein sequence is MQHELYRASGLPILQNRTFATAEQAQASASADIVLVQDSQSGLIFNQAFDASKLSYDVDYQNEQAHSVQFQQHLNDVEAILAQHFKDKSLIEVGCGKGYFLEMLRGLGYAITGIDPSYEGDNPDVIKAPFSRELGMAADAIVLRHVLEHISNPVGFLAEIAAANQGGQIYIEVPCFDWIIQHSAWFDVFYEHVNYFRLADLRAMFGTVHEAGHLFGGQYLYIVADLSTLCCTPAEAPQPLMLPENFTASLDRAVQIIRGAPEQGSAIWGASSKGVIYSLALQRAGVAVDRVVDINPAKQGRYLPLSGVRVSSPQEAMDTLPEGANLFVMNSNYLEEIKRMTGGRYVYHAVDSASFQ, encoded by the coding sequence ATGCAGCATGAACTGTATCGGGCAAGCGGACTGCCGATCCTGCAGAATCGCACCTTTGCCACTGCCGAACAGGCTCAGGCATCGGCCAGCGCGGATATCGTACTGGTGCAGGACAGCCAGAGCGGTCTGATCTTCAACCAGGCATTTGACGCCAGCAAACTCAGCTATGACGTCGACTACCAAAACGAGCAGGCGCACTCAGTTCAGTTTCAACAGCACCTGAATGATGTCGAGGCGATCCTGGCGCAACATTTCAAAGACAAAAGCCTGATTGAAGTTGGCTGCGGCAAAGGTTATTTCCTAGAAATGCTGCGAGGCCTTGGCTACGCCATCACCGGGATCGATCCTTCCTATGAAGGTGACAACCCTGATGTGATCAAGGCTCCCTTCAGTCGAGAGCTGGGCATGGCGGCTGACGCTATCGTGTTGCGCCATGTGCTGGAGCACATCAGTAATCCGGTCGGCTTTCTGGCTGAAATCGCGGCTGCCAACCAGGGCGGACAGATTTATATCGAAGTGCCGTGTTTCGACTGGATTATTCAGCACAGCGCCTGGTTCGACGTGTTCTACGAGCATGTGAATTACTTCCGCCTTGCCGATTTGCGCGCAATGTTCGGGACGGTGCACGAGGCTGGGCATTTGTTCGGCGGCCAATACCTTTACATCGTTGCAGACCTGTCGACACTGTGCTGTACACCAGCCGAGGCACCACAGCCGCTGATGCTGCCGGAGAACTTCACCGCCAGCCTCGACCGCGCCGTGCAGATCATCCGCGGAGCGCCCGAGCAAGGTTCGGCGATCTGGGGTGCTTCCTCCAAAGGCGTGATCTATTCATTGGCGCTGCAACGCGCAGGCGTGGCAGTGGATCGTGTGGTGGATATCAATCCGGCTAAGCAGGGGCGCTATTTGCCTCTGAGTGGTGTGCGCGTGTCTTCTCCCCAAGAGGCGATGGACACCTTGCCCGAAGGCGCCAATCTGTTTGTGATGAATTCCAATTACCTCGAAGAGATCAAGCGGATGACCGGTGGGCGCTACGTCTATCACGCCGTTGACAGCGCTTCGTTCCAATAA
- the rfbG gene encoding CDP-glucose 4,6-dehydratase, which translates to MEAMGLSPEFWRGKRVLVTGHTGFKGSWLTLWLQSLGAQVSGFSLDPATQPNLFELARVGEGIDDRRGDLRDLGALLEVLADVQPQIVLHLAAQPLVREGYRDPLGTYSSNVMGTLNLLEAIRQIGGVRACVLVTTDKVYANQEWLWPYRENEPLGGHDPYSSSKACCELLAQSYAASFFSADRYAEHGLALATARAGNVLGGGDFAPERLIPDVLRAWSANEPVTLRYPQAVRPWQHALEPLAGYLQLAASLFEQGPEFAGAWNFGPGEADMCSVGEVVQLLAERWPLAPGLRIEPSDLHEAGLLRLDSSRARQLLDWQPRWSLQQCLAQTLDWHLAWQNGDDMRAITLNQLNLYRGRL; encoded by the coding sequence ATGGAAGCAATGGGACTGAGCCCGGAGTTCTGGCGCGGCAAGCGGGTGCTGGTCACCGGCCATACCGGCTTCAAAGGCAGTTGGTTGACGCTCTGGCTGCAGAGCCTGGGCGCGCAGGTCAGTGGTTTTTCCTTGGACCCGGCCACCCAACCGAACCTGTTCGAACTGGCCCGGGTAGGCGAGGGCATCGATGACCGACGCGGCGACTTGCGCGACCTCGGCGCCTTGCTGGAAGTGCTTGCCGACGTGCAGCCGCAGATAGTCCTGCACCTGGCGGCCCAGCCGTTGGTGCGTGAGGGTTATCGCGACCCGTTGGGTACCTATTCCAGCAATGTCATGGGCACCCTGAACCTGCTCGAGGCGATCCGTCAGATTGGCGGCGTGCGCGCCTGTGTATTGGTAACCACCGATAAGGTCTACGCCAATCAGGAGTGGCTGTGGCCCTATCGTGAAAATGAACCCTTGGGCGGTCACGATCCGTACAGCAGCAGCAAGGCTTGCTGCGAATTGCTGGCGCAGTCTTATGCCGCATCGTTTTTCTCTGCCGATCGTTATGCCGAACACGGTCTGGCCCTGGCCACGGCCCGTGCCGGTAATGTGCTGGGCGGCGGTGACTTCGCTCCTGAGCGTCTGATTCCGGACGTGCTCAGAGCCTGGTCGGCGAACGAGCCGGTGACGCTGCGCTATCCCCAGGCCGTACGCCCTTGGCAGCACGCCTTGGAGCCGCTGGCCGGTTACCTGCAATTGGCCGCGAGCCTCTTTGAGCAAGGTCCGGAGTTCGCCGGTGCCTGGAACTTCGGACCCGGAGAGGCCGACATGTGCAGTGTTGGCGAAGTCGTCCAGTTGCTCGCCGAACGCTGGCCGTTGGCGCCAGGCTTGCGGATTGAACCGAGTGATTTGCACGAGGCTGGCCTGTTGCGCCTGGACAGCAGCCGCGCCCGGCAATTGCTCGATTGGCAGCCGCGCTGGTCGCTGCAGCAATGCCTGGCCCAGACCCTCGATTGGCATTTGGCCTGGCAGAACGGCGATGACATGCGTGCGATAACTCTGAATCAATTGAATCTCTACAGGGGTCGGTTATGA
- the rfbF gene encoding glucose-1-phosphate cytidylyltransferase, with protein sequence MKAVILAGGLGTRISEESHLKPKPMIEIGGKPILWHIMKQYSAHGIHDFVICLGYKGYAIKDFFANYFLHTSDVTFDMCNNRMDVHQNYSEPWRVTLIDTGEETMTGGRLRRAARYLENEEAFCFTYGDGVSDLNIGALVDFHLAHGKLATVTAVQPPGRYGALERNGDTVLGFTEKPRGDGGWINGGFFVLSPKVLPYIADDQTSWEAEPLAALATEQQLQAFQHDGFWHPMDTLRDKNHLEALWQSGEAPWKQWD encoded by the coding sequence ATGAAGGCAGTTATCTTGGCAGGTGGTCTCGGTACGCGGATCAGCGAGGAGTCGCACCTCAAGCCAAAGCCGATGATCGAGATCGGCGGCAAGCCAATTCTTTGGCACATCATGAAGCAGTATTCCGCTCATGGAATCCACGACTTCGTGATCTGCCTGGGCTACAAGGGCTATGCCATCAAGGACTTTTTCGCCAACTACTTCCTGCATACCTCTGACGTCACCTTCGACATGTGCAACAACCGCATGGACGTTCATCAGAACTACAGCGAGCCATGGCGCGTGACGCTGATCGACACGGGCGAAGAAACCATGACCGGCGGGCGGCTGCGTCGGGCGGCGCGTTATCTGGAAAACGAAGAGGCGTTTTGCTTTACCTATGGCGACGGCGTCTCGGACCTCAATATCGGTGCGCTGGTGGATTTTCACTTGGCGCACGGCAAGCTTGCTACGGTCACGGCCGTCCAGCCGCCGGGACGCTACGGCGCGCTGGAGCGCAATGGCGATACGGTCCTGGGCTTTACCGAAAAACCCCGGGGCGACGGTGGCTGGATCAACGGTGGTTTCTTTGTACTCTCGCCGAAGGTCCTGCCTTATATCGCTGACGACCAGACCTCCTGGGAGGCCGAGCCGCTGGCGGCATTGGCAACGGAACAGCAGCTCCAGGCGTTCCAGCACGACGGTTTCTGGCATCCAATGGACACCTTGCGGGATAAAAACCACCTCGAAGCCCTGTGGCAAAGCGGGGAGGCCCCATGGAAGCAATGGGACTGA
- a CDS encoding NAD-dependent epimerase/dehydratase family protein codes for MGYSSTVLVTGATGFVGRHLVSALLAKGFKVRASGRNADIARAMPWFDDVEFCAVDIHAPDLDVGALTDGVDTIAHLAWPGLPNYQALFHFERTLPLDYAFLKRVIEAGVSHVLVTGTCFEYGLQSGPLSETMIAQPCTPYGLAKHTLHRFLEALQREHAFTLQWARLFYLHGAGQNPNSLLASLDRAIDEGDGQFNMSAGDQLRDYLEIGQAASQLASLIARRDVDGVINCCSGHPVSVRALVEQRVRERQSAIALNLGHYGYSSHEPMAFWGDAQRISQLRREEHAA; via the coding sequence ATGGGGTATTCCTCGACCGTGCTGGTCACGGGGGCCACCGGTTTTGTCGGTCGGCATCTGGTCAGTGCTTTACTCGCCAAAGGCTTCAAGGTTCGAGCTTCAGGTCGAAACGCCGACATCGCGCGTGCTATGCCATGGTTTGATGATGTGGAGTTCTGCGCGGTAGACATCCACGCACCGGACCTGGACGTGGGTGCTCTGACTGACGGGGTCGATACCATCGCGCATCTGGCTTGGCCAGGCCTGCCGAACTATCAGGCGCTGTTCCATTTCGAGCGAACCTTGCCTTTGGACTACGCGTTTCTCAAACGCGTGATCGAGGCCGGCGTCAGCCATGTGCTGGTCACCGGTACCTGTTTCGAATACGGGCTGCAAAGTGGCCCATTGAGCGAGACGATGATCGCACAGCCCTGCACGCCGTATGGTCTGGCGAAGCATACGTTGCATCGGTTCCTTGAAGCCTTGCAGCGAGAGCATGCATTTACGTTGCAGTGGGCACGCCTGTTTTATTTGCATGGTGCAGGACAGAATCCTAATAGTCTGTTGGCCAGTCTTGATCGGGCGATTGATGAAGGTGATGGGCAATTCAACATGTCTGCGGGCGACCAATTACGCGACTATCTGGAAATCGGACAAGCCGCTTCTCAGTTGGCCTCGCTGATTGCGCGGCGCGATGTCGATGGGGTAATCAACTGTTGCAGTGGCCATCCGGTGTCGGTACGGGCGCTGGTTGAACAGCGAGTGCGCGAGCGTCAGTCGGCCATCGCCTTGAATCTGGGGCACTACGGCTACTCGAGTCATGAGCCCATGGCGTTTTGGGGCGATGCTCAGCGGATTTCGCAGCTCAGGAGAGAAGAACATGCAGCATGA
- a CDS encoding cephalosporin hydroxylase family protein — translation MTDNTLHQAFEAQCQAEISAQGQDEKVVALAKEFFNESARHKYSYHFSWMGRPIIQLPQDMMAMQELIWQIKPDLIIECGIAHGGSIIYYASLLELQGHGEVLGIDLDIRPHNREAIESHPMNKRISMIEGSSIDAAIAEQVHAAAKGKKVILVLDSNHTHDHVLEELRLYAPLVSVGSYCVVMDTVVEDMPADFFPDRPWGPGDNPKTAVWKYLEENGDFEIDQQLQNKLLITVAPDGYLRRVR, via the coding sequence ATGACCGACAATACCCTTCACCAAGCTTTTGAAGCCCAATGCCAAGCTGAAATCTCAGCTCAAGGCCAAGACGAGAAAGTCGTTGCGCTGGCCAAGGAGTTTTTCAACGAATCGGCCCGCCACAAGTACAGCTACCATTTTTCATGGATGGGGCGGCCGATCATCCAACTGCCACAGGATATGATGGCCATGCAGGAGTTGATCTGGCAGATCAAGCCTGACCTGATCATCGAATGCGGTATCGCCCACGGCGGTTCGATCATCTATTACGCCTCGCTGCTGGAGTTGCAAGGCCACGGTGAAGTGCTGGGTATCGACCTGGATATCCGCCCGCATAACCGCGAAGCCATCGAGAGCCACCCGATGAACAAGCGGATCTCGATGATCGAGGGTTCGAGCATCGATGCGGCCATCGCCGAGCAGGTCCATGCAGCGGCCAAAGGCAAAAAGGTCATCCTGGTGCTCGATTCCAACCACACCCATGATCATGTGCTCGAAGAGCTGCGTTTGTACGCGCCGCTGGTTTCGGTGGGCAGCTATTGCGTAGTGATGGACACGGTGGTCGAAGACATGCCGGCGGACTTTTTCCCGGATCGTCCATGGGGTCCTGGCGATAACCCGAAAACCGCCGTATGGAAATACCTTGAGGAAAACGGGGATTTTGAAATTGACCAGCAATTGCAGAACAAACTGCTGATCACCGTTGCTCCAGACGGTTATCTGCGTCGGGTTCGTTAA
- a CDS encoding glycosyltransferase, giving the protein MKSLPLVSIVIPAYNPRFFDQALLSALAQTYEHIEIIVCDDSPGDEIRQIVDSFTEPSHPIRYLRNSKRLGLQGNLLRCVEEASGEFIKVLCDDDRLFAPSIAMQAQALMDHADVSVVFALRLLCDAGNFILPPRVDNCRFSPNDALLKGDDMLAIFESTPTNFVGNFSSTLMRRADVLELLPALIQEGAGFVAVLDFALFVCLMRRGNLIALNTVLGIERLYPERLSKTPEMLKAARIEWEWLAQMLVARSGEAAPASGWVRCVDLDKVTDQPHAWQELCVTRVLGNRNTVVNGRVGAQSESYAEFYREWLSIRRFSEVERRVMPARIDSWSLRPNIVPIVIDGAGDDVALASTLRSIDGQLYPAQAVVVLSDARCEANDRVLQLPYQPDWARQLNAIVPQLEGAHWFYLLRAGDTLRDSALLILAERVAGKPGILCAYSDEGALVNGESIEPVFKPDFNLDLMRAYPYVGRALAFERERFMSLGGFDPVRGELAPHDLLWRLVEEAGPQTIEHIAEIQVESTLSFAQWLSWPEVIEGNAPTVGAHLARIGAPHEIRQDVLPLINRIDYRYGTRPLVSVILRTGDSLTALQRCCESLIERTAYTHYEILIVDSGVRDPAMLGWLADMAQLGASMLRVLRYAGDDNDAAVRNFAASQARGDYLLLLSPQMVICESDWLDELINHALRPEVAVVGARILSPQGTIVGAGQILGLAGPVGSPFYGESATSRGYMQRLHTTQNWSSVSSECLMVRKQVFEELGCLDETTFTQGLSDVDLCLRAGKDGYLVVWTPYASVMQTTGQSPAQPEEASQEREREVFYRKWLPQIARDPAYSPSLSLGASSFSLEPSLRNNWNPFCSRALPLVLGLPVNATAVGHYRVTAPLAELEASGRVIARLAYESPSTVEIERLSPDTIVLQGRYSEGAAGDILRMKKYSNALRIFELDDYVVSAPKKNTHARNKPVNTEQMLREGIGLCDRVVVTTQPLADALSSMHSEIRVVPNMLPPEPWTRLTSRRGTSSKPRVGWGGGTSHSGDLEIIADVVRELANEVEWVFFGMCPDALRPYIHEFHASVGLNTYPFKLASLNLDLALAPLEFHIFNDCKSNLRLLEYGACGYPVICTDTKAYDGFLPCTKVRSNSTEEWIAAIRMHLADPDASYRMGDELREAVLRDFMLSGDNLQHWLWGWLPD; this is encoded by the coding sequence GTGAAGTCACTTCCGCTCGTCAGTATCGTTATCCCCGCCTACAACCCTAGGTTCTTCGACCAGGCACTGCTCAGTGCCTTGGCCCAGACCTACGAACATATCGAGATCATCGTTTGCGATGATTCGCCTGGCGATGAGATTCGCCAGATCGTCGACTCCTTCACTGAACCGTCCCATCCGATCCGCTATTTGCGAAACTCGAAGCGACTGGGGCTTCAGGGCAACCTGTTGCGGTGTGTCGAAGAGGCCAGCGGTGAGTTCATCAAAGTGCTGTGCGATGACGACCGTCTCTTCGCACCGAGCATTGCGATGCAGGCCCAGGCGTTGATGGATCATGCTGACGTCAGCGTTGTGTTCGCGCTTCGGTTGTTGTGTGACGCAGGTAACTTCATCCTGCCACCCCGTGTGGACAATTGCCGCTTCTCGCCCAATGACGCTTTGCTCAAGGGCGACGACATGCTGGCGATTTTCGAGAGCACGCCGACCAATTTTGTCGGTAATTTCAGTTCGACCCTGATGCGTCGAGCCGATGTGCTGGAATTGTTGCCCGCCCTGATTCAGGAGGGTGCCGGATTTGTTGCGGTGCTCGATTTTGCTTTGTTTGTCTGCCTGATGCGGCGCGGTAATCTGATTGCCTTGAATACCGTGTTAGGTATTGAACGGCTCTACCCGGAGCGTTTGAGCAAGACCCCGGAAATGCTCAAGGCCGCAAGAATAGAATGGGAATGGCTGGCGCAGATGCTTGTTGCGCGCAGCGGTGAAGCGGCTCCGGCCTCCGGCTGGGTGCGCTGCGTTGACCTGGACAAAGTCACCGACCAGCCTCACGCCTGGCAGGAGCTGTGCGTGACTCGTGTGCTAGGCAATCGCAATACCGTCGTCAACGGTCGGGTAGGCGCCCAGAGCGAGAGCTATGCCGAGTTCTACCGTGAATGGCTGTCTATCCGTCGTTTCAGTGAGGTTGAACGGCGTGTCATGCCTGCGCGCATCGACAGTTGGTCGCTGCGTCCGAACATCGTGCCCATTGTCATCGACGGTGCCGGTGACGATGTGGCATTGGCGTCCACGCTGCGCAGCATAGACGGCCAGCTCTATCCGGCCCAGGCTGTCGTGGTGCTTTCCGATGCCCGTTGCGAGGCCAATGACCGGGTGTTGCAGTTGCCCTATCAGCCCGATTGGGCGCGGCAACTCAATGCCATTGTCCCGCAGTTGGAGGGCGCGCATTGGTTTTACCTGTTGCGTGCCGGCGACACGCTGCGTGATTCGGCCTTGTTGATTCTGGCCGAGCGCGTGGCCGGGAAGCCGGGAATTCTCTGCGCTTACAGCGATGAGGGCGCATTGGTAAACGGCGAGTCCATCGAGCCGGTATTCAAGCCTGATTTCAACCTCGACCTGATGCGCGCCTATCCCTACGTCGGCCGGGCCCTGGCCTTCGAACGCGAGCGTTTCATGAGTCTGGGCGGGTTCGATCCGGTTCGCGGTGAGCTGGCGCCCCACGACCTGCTCTGGCGGCTGGTGGAGGAGGCCGGCCCGCAAACCATCGAGCACATTGCCGAGATTCAGGTGGAGTCGACACTGAGCTTCGCCCAGTGGTTGTCGTGGCCGGAGGTTATCGAGGGCAATGCCCCTACGGTTGGTGCTCACCTGGCGCGAATCGGCGCACCTCATGAGATTCGCCAGGATGTGTTGCCGCTGATCAATCGCATCGACTACCGATACGGCACTCGTCCGTTGGTGTCGGTCATCCTGCGCACGGGGGATTCGCTGACAGCCTTGCAGCGCTGCTGCGAAAGCCTGATCGAGCGCACGGCCTATACGCATTATGAAATTCTGATCGTGGATAGCGGCGTCCGGGATCCGGCCATGCTCGGCTGGCTGGCGGACATGGCGCAGTTGGGCGCAAGCATGCTGCGCGTGCTGCGTTACGCCGGTGACGACAATGACGCCGCGGTGCGTAACTTCGCCGCGAGCCAGGCTCGAGGCGACTACTTGTTGCTGCTGAGCCCCCAGATGGTCATTTGCGAGAGTGACTGGTTGGACGAATTGATCAACCACGCCTTGCGCCCGGAAGTCGCGGTGGTCGGCGCAAGGATACTCAGCCCCCAGGGTACGATTGTCGGCGCAGGGCAGATCCTCGGGTTGGCCGGACCGGTAGGGTCACCGTTTTATGGCGAGTCCGCGACCTCTCGTGGCTACATGCAACGTCTGCACACGACCCAGAACTGGAGTTCGGTCAGCAGCGAATGCCTGATGGTGCGCAAGCAAGTGTTCGAAGAACTCGGTTGCCTTGATGAAACGACTTTCACCCAGGGCCTCAGTGACGTCGATTTGTGCCTGCGCGCAGGTAAGGATGGCTATCTGGTGGTCTGGACGCCCTACGCCAGCGTCATGCAAACAACCGGGCAATCGCCAGCCCAGCCGGAAGAAGCGTCGCAGGAGCGCGAGCGTGAAGTTTTCTATCGCAAATGGTTGCCGCAGATTGCTCGTGACCCGGCTTACAGTCCTTCCTTGAGCCTGGGGGCTTCCAGCTTCAGCCTGGAACCTTCGCTGCGCAATAACTGGAATCCCTTCTGCTCCCGTGCGCTGCCGCTGGTACTCGGGCTGCCGGTCAACGCCACTGCGGTTGGCCACTATCGTGTCACGGCCCCGCTGGCCGAACTCGAAGCCAGCGGGCGAGTGATTGCCCGGTTGGCCTATGAGTCGCCTTCGACCGTGGAAATCGAACGGTTGTCGCCAGATACCATCGTGTTGCAAGGGCGCTACAGTGAGGGCGCGGCCGGTGACATCCTGCGGATGAAGAAATATTCCAATGCCTTGCGGATTTTCGAGCTCGACGACTACGTAGTCAGTGCCCCCAAGAAAAACACCCACGCCCGCAATAAGCCGGTCAACACCGAGCAGATGCTGCGCGAGGGGATTGGCTTGTGTGATCGAGTGGTGGTGACGACCCAGCCGCTGGCCGATGCCTTGTCCAGCATGCATAGCGAAATCCGGGTGGTGCCCAACATGCTGCCGCCCGAACCATGGACCCGCTTGACCAGCCGACGAGGAACATCCTCCAAGCCCCGGGTTGGCTGGGGCGGCGGGACCAGCCACAGCGGCGATCTGGAAATCATTGCCGATGTCGTCCGCGAACTGGCCAATGAGGTGGAGTGGGTATTCTTCGGGATGTGCCCGGATGCGTTGCGTCCCTACATCCATGAGTTCCATGCTTCCGTCGGTTTGAACACTTACCCGTTCAAACTGGCCAGCCTGAACCTCGACCTGGCGCTGGCGCCGTTGGAGTTCCACATCTTCAACGACTGTAAGAGCAACCTGCGCTTGCTGGAGTACGGCGCCTGTGGTTATCCGGTGATCTGCACCGACACCAAGGCCTACGATGGCTTCTTACCGTGTACCAAAGTACGCAGCAACAGCACCGAAGAATGGATCGCGGCCATCCGCATGCATCTGGCCGATCCGGACGCCAGCTACCGCATGGGCGATGAACTGCGCGAAGCGGTGCTTCGTGATTTCATGCTCAGCGGCGATAACTTGCAGCATTGGTTGTGGGGATGGTTGCCGGATTGA
- the rfbC gene encoding dTDP-4-dehydrorhamnose 3,5-epimerase, which produces MTDFTLQALALEGLYLIRQKVFCDDRGRFARLFCQSRLTLQGRPFAIRQINHSRTVEKGSVRGLHYQKAGYAESKLITCIRGAVWDVVVDLRPQSPTYLQWHAEELRADDGRSLLIPAGFAHGFQALTDDTEVLYLTDADYAPDHEAGLSVIDPALSIPWPLPVKNLSAKDASHPLLDKDFSGVEL; this is translated from the coding sequence ATGACTGATTTCACCCTTCAGGCGTTAGCGCTGGAAGGCTTGTATCTGATCCGGCAAAAAGTCTTCTGCGATGATCGTGGGCGTTTTGCCCGATTGTTCTGTCAGTCCCGCCTCACGCTTCAGGGACGACCGTTCGCTATCCGCCAGATCAACCATTCACGTACGGTCGAAAAAGGTAGCGTACGAGGCTTGCACTACCAAAAGGCCGGATATGCAGAGTCCAAGCTGATTACTTGCATACGTGGCGCGGTATGGGATGTGGTGGTCGATTTGAGGCCGCAATCCCCAACCTACCTGCAGTGGCATGCCGAAGAACTGCGAGCCGATGACGGACGCAGTTTGCTGATTCCTGCCGGCTTCGCCCATGGTTTCCAAGCCCTGACCGATGATACTGAGGTGCTTTACCTGACAGATGCAGACTACGCGCCAGATCATGAAGCCGGCCTCTCGGTCATTGATCCTGCACTGTCTATCCCCTGGCCGCTGCCGGTTAAAAACCTGTCGGCCAAAGACGCGAGCCATCCGTTGCTGGACAAAGACTTCAGTGGAGTTGAGCTGTAA